CAATTTCTATGTGAAGGATTCTGGAGCATATCTTGAGAGAAGAGTTCTTGGACTGCGAACAGTGAGAATTGGAGGCAAAGATTACTCTGCCCAACCTTGGGGATACAAGGTCCTTGAATTTTCTAATCTCTTAATACGAACATAATTACAAACTTGAAGCTGATTATATAAACTTAAAGCTAACCGTTTTTTTAACAATGTGTCGAAAGGTTGGCCTATCGGGAGAGAACTCGCAAATATTTTTAGGCTCGGGGTCAGATGATACTCAATGGAGTAAGTTAGATAACTCCTCTCAGCCACTCACTTGGTATAAGGTACAAACccataaataaatcatttgtaatggcccaagtcCACAATCAGCagatatcgtcctctttgaaatgaaataaatgacatcaattggagagggaaacgtgTGTCACCGAGGACACTGGGTCTCGAGGAGTGAAACATTCTTACccataagagtgtagaaacttctctctagtagacgcgtttaaggaaaaacccaaagaaaaaattcaaagaggacaatatctgctagtggtcaGCTTGACCTTTGTCGTCATTCTAAATTCATTGTCCAATTTACAGACTCAGTTTGATGCACCTCCGGGTGATGACCCTATCGCCCTGAACCTTGGTTCCATGGGGAAGGGTGCAGTTTGGGTTAACGGCTGGGGCATTGGCCGGTACTGGGTCTCCTTCCTCACCGGAAAAGGGGAGCCTTCACAGAAATGGTACAGAGTTTATTAAGACCTTAGTATCTGGTGCtattatatcatatcttaATACAATTCTTTCTGTTGTTTCAATCCAGGTATCATGTGCCACGTTCCTTCCTCAAGCCAACAGGAAACCTGTTGGTTatctttgaagaagaaacaggaAACCCGGTTGGGATTAGTCTGGATGCTGTTTCCATTACCAAAACTTAACTTTGTTGGTCCATgctcaatttctttcttttatgagTCCTAGGAACAATTGTGCAATGCTTCCATTAGTAATTGGTTCATGTCAATTGTCCAACAATCTAATTCAAGCCAAAGTTATCTCGCTATAAAATTAATCTCTTTTGGTGCTAAATTTTTCTATCATATTCACGTTACAtacctccacaatagtatgatattgtccactttaagcatttACTCCTCAATttaggggaggctgttcgaggactccatagGTCTCAAGGAAggttctatggtgtactttattcgaggggaggattgttgggaaaggagccctcaaacaaaatatacaatttgttcgacacttgagtcacttttaacTGTATCTTTAAAGCTAACAACTTCTTTGTTGACAtttaaggattctattgacatgactatggtaagacatgactctgataccatgttaggaatcacgaatctccacaacagtatgatattgtctactttgaacataagtttTCAtcgctttgcttttggtttccccaaaatacCTCATACAAATGGAGAtctattccttacttataaacccatgatcattcccttaattagccaatgtgccactccttcccaacaatcctcccctaaaataaagtacaccatagagcctcccatgaggcctatggagccctcgaacagtctcTCCTTAATCGTGGTTCAACTCAATTTTTGgagccttcgaacaaagtacacaatttatttgacacttgagtcactcttttgactacaccttcgaggctcacaacttctttgttcaacatttgagaattctattgacatggctaagttgaAAGtatggttctgataccatgttggGAATCAcggacctccacaatggtatgatattatccactttgagcataatctctcgtagctttgcaaggttttcccaaaaggtctcataccaatggagatgtattccttacttataaactcatgatcattcccttaattagtcaatgtgtGATTCACTCCCAACCATTCTCAACAACTTAGTGTAAGGCAACATGTCTATCAAGTCAGCTTAAAATATTACACCAACATGAGGATCACACCGGTAGAAGAATCAACATATacacacaaatgaagctcGTACAAATCCTAAAATAAATCTCATTCCCAACCGTGTTCTTCCGTCTATGGCGAAAAATAGAGAGTATGCGTGATTAAAACTGCTGAAAAAGAGATAACTAGAAGTTTAATCGATGTCCAACCTTTTCTCATAAAGNGATGATACTCAATGGAGTAAGTTAGATAACTCCTCTCAGCCACTCACTTGGTATAAGGTACAAACccataaataaatcatttgtaatggcccaagtcCACAATCAGCagatatcgtcctctttgaaatgaaataaatgacatcaattggagagggaaacgtgTGTCACCGAGGACACTGGGTCTCGAGGAGTGAAACATTCTTACccataagagtgtagaaacttctctctagtagacgcgtttaaggaaaaacccaaagaaaaaattcaaagaggacaatatctgctagtggtcaGCTTGACCTTTGTCGTCATTCTAAATTCATTGTCCAATTTACAGACTCAGTTTGATGCACCTCCGGGTGATGACCCTATCGCCCTGAACCTTGGTTCCATGGGGAAGGGTGCAGTTTGGGTTAACGGCTGGGGCATTGGCCGGTACTGGGTCTCCTTCCTCACCGGAAAAGGGGAGCCTTCACAGAAATGGTACAGAGTTTATTAAGACCTTAGTATCTGGTGCtattatatcatatcttaATACAATTCTTTCTGTTGTTTCAATCCAGGTATCATGTGCCACGTTCCTTCCTCAAGCCAACAGGAAACCTGTTGGTTatctttgaagaagaaacaggaAACCCGGTTGGGATTAGTCTGGATGCTGTTTCCATTACCAAAACTTAACTTTGTTGGTCCATgctcaatttctttcttttatgagTCCTAGGAACAATTGTGCAATGCTTCCATTAGTAATTGGTTCATGTCAATTGTCCAACAATCTAATTCAAGCCAAAGTTATCTCGCTATAAAATTAATCTCTTTTGGTGCTAAATTTTTCTATCATATTCACGTTACAtacctccacaatagtatgatattgtccactttaagcatttACTCCTCAATttaggggaggctgttcgaggactccatagGTCTCAAGGAAggttctatggtgtactttattcgaggggaggattgttgggaaaggagccctcaaacaaaatatacaatttgttcgacacttgagtcacttttaacTGTATCTTTAAAGCTAACAACTTCTTTGTTGACAtttaaggattctattgacatgactatggtaagacatgactctgataccatgttaggaatcacgaatctccacaacagtatgatattgtctactttgaacataagtttTCAtcgctttgcttttggtttccccaaaatacCTCATACAAATGGAGAtctattccttacttataaacccatgatcattcccttaattagccaatgtgccactccttcccaacaatcctcccctaaaataaagtacaccatagagcctcccatgaggcctatggagccctcgaacagtctcTCCTTAATCGTGGTTCAACTCAATTTTTGgagccttcgaacaaagtacacaatttatttgacacttgagtcactcttttgactacaccttcgaggctcacaacttctttgttcaacatttgagaattctattgacatggctaagttgaAAGtatggttctgataccatgttggGAATCAcggacctccacaatggtatgatattatccactttgagcataatctctcgtagctttgcaaggttttcccaaaaggtctcataccaatggagatgtattccttacttataaactcatgatcattcccttaattagtcaatgtgtGATTCACTCCCAACCATTCTCAACAACTTAGTGTAAGGCAACATGTCTATCAAGTCAGCTTAAAATATTACACCAACATGAGGATCACACCGGTAGAAGAATCAACATATacacacaaatgaagctcGTACAAATCCTAAAATAAATCTCATTCCCAACCGTGTTCTTCCGTCTATGGCGAAAAATAGAGAGTATGCGTGATTAAAACTGCTGAAAAAGAGATAACTAGAAGTTTAATCGATGTCCAACCTTTTCTCATAAAGACGTGCTATGTCTCAGGTTTCTTCCGGTTATctcttaattaatataaattatttttaataatactaaacttctttttaaaaatttttaaaaatgattcggtaaataataaaaaattccatctacatcaaatttaaattttaaatatttggtaGATAAGTTTTAAAAGGGAGAAGTAAAGTTGTAACtttattagttaattaattcaGAACTAATCCCTGAACAGCTAACCATAGCTAACCATAGCACtgtaaaaatagaataagtgGTATGgataatcattttttcttcctaaaaaAGATCTATTAAATTCATTGAGTTGTTCCAAAGAATCAAAACAGCCAGTTATTAAAGGAATTCCTTGTCGGCTCTTTCTAAAATGCTCATTTGGACGAGGGCTTCTGCAAACAAGTGAATTTcttatctcttttttatttatttaaaataattgagtcAATTATGAAGCATTTTATATAATCAAGAAACGTCTCATGTATTTCTCTCAGGTAAGAGAAAAGTGACATAAAAAGGTAGCCATATTTGGCACGAAAAGCTTTGGAAGAAAGCAAGGTTGTTCTGAAAATTAATGGCGAAACTAGAGTCTCGCGTCATTAGATTACTGTGGATTTCAGCTTTGGTATTGATAGCAGCGTTATTCGACGGCGTCCTTGGAGGCAACCGCAGCAGTGGCAACGTAACTTACGACGGAAGATCGTTGATCATCAATGGCGAACACAAACTTCTCTTCTCTGGTTCTATTCACTATCCGCGGAGTACTCCTGAAGTGAGTTtgatttcattcattctttctttcttcatccatCCTCGATCTTCTGTGATGATTCTTCTAGTTTTTGTTTCTGGTTTGAATTAAGTAATCATGACGGATGAATGAATTTTCactatgtttaaaattttggtggaGAGCGTTTTTTGCTTCCTATCGATCATCCATTTCGCATGACAGTGAAAtaggaaatatatatatatatatatatatattttttgttgaattaagGTGATGTTTTTGGTTGTTACGTAGATGTGGCCTTCTTTGATAGCCAAAGCAAAGGCAGGTGGACTAGATGTGATAGAAACTTACGTGTTCTGGAACATTCATGAACCTCAACAAGGAACGGTAACTCAATTTCTGTAGTTTTTATTTGTCGAAAAGGTGACATGGcatgaaccaaaaaaataaaaatcttgtTTTTTCAGTATGATTTTAGTGGTGGACACGATATTGTAAGATTTTTAAAGGAAGTACAAGCACAAGGATTATACGCTTGCCTAAGAATTGGACCCTTCATTGAGGCGGAATGGAATTATGGGCAAGAACATGTGGAACATTCCtctaaaaaatgataatttctTAGTCTTTGTCTTAACTTTCTAATGCAGTGGTCTACCATTTTGGCTACGTGATATTCCGGGAATTATTTATCGATCTGATAACGAACCATTTAAggtattatctttttttttttttttttttttttttttttNTCAAGTTGTTAAGTCTTTACCCTGTTCGGATATGGAGCTTGCTgttattcaattattatagGCCCTAAAtagttagatatatatgtatagtaaataactatttaaggtaaaaaaaaaatataaatatatatgttagatatatatacCTTATATGTCTTAACAgggttatatatatagctttcaatatataatttttctattattatatatGACCGAAGTCACCTTTAGGAATATTCcttattgtattttctttctcatgttttttttatgttcatcTATATCAAGTGtatgcgttgttgtgcgatcctaacacacCGTACGCCTCGTTGGATCTAGCTcacgatcgaaatatgtcAAAACAAACCACTGGAAtatgaagaacagagagagaacTTTTGCCAGAGAAACCTTAACCACTtatgtttttcaattcttaGCACACATCTAATGAATATTTACAATGAAAAAGCACCGactaatttctaaaaaaaaaatcaatataaattaGTAACTTATTCTACTATATCGTTATTTCAtaagttagtaacttattCTATTAAGTCAACAGCTCTGCATGCAAAACTTCACCACGAAGGTAGTGAACATGATGAAGTCGAAAGGCTTATATGCTTCACAGGGAGGGCCTATTATACTTTCACAGGTTCGAACCCAGTGGGCAACACCACCAatgaacctttttttttattcttttttcatgtCACTTCTGTAAGAAAACTCATCAATGGAATTGCAGATTGAGAATGAATACTCGATGGTGGAGAAATTCTTTAATGAGAAAGGACCTCCTTATGTTAAATGGGCTGCAAACATGGCGGTTAGCCTTCAAACCGGTGTGCCATGGATCATGTGCAAGCAAAACGATGCACCTGACCCTACGGTATATACGTAAACATAATCATATGACTTATATTCTTAAGGATTATTGGAagtgagtctcacattggttaatttagtggaagatcataggtttatagatgaaagaatactatctccgttggtacgaggtcttttagggaagcctaaagtaaagtaatgagagcttatgcttaaagtagacaatatcataccattgtggagatccgtaattcctaacatatattttcttttctatttccatTTTACTTAAATATTCAATTGGTAGATAAATACGTGCAATGGGTTGAAATGTGGAGAAACATTCACTGGACCAAACTCGCCTAATAAGCCATCTATTTGGACCGAGAACTATTCTACCTAGTATGTCTTGCGCTTGCATTGTATCCAAATATTTTGCATGTCATAAAAACCAGATtgatattaatttcttatgaGTGTTGGGTTACAGCTATCAAGTTTATGGAGGCGAACCCTACATAAGATCAGCAGAGGATATTGCATTTCATGTAGCCCTTTTCATTGCGGCAAAGAAGGGGGCTTTCGTCAATTATTATATGGTATTTTGACATAActctctctcaattttttatttgttgttatgaacttatttaaAGATGTGATTATTTTAAACCAAAAACCATGGTTCACTTTCTCCCAGTATCATGGAGGAACCAATTTTGGAAGATCGGCTGGTGCATATATGATTACAGGCTACTATGATCAAGCCCCTC
This genomic window from Cucurbita pepo subsp. pepo cultivar mu-cu-16 chromosome LG01, ASM280686v2, whole genome shotgun sequence contains:
- the LOC111802286 gene encoding beta-galactosidase 16-like; translated protein: MEFMQASSAHGAKNQPNFSLNNNITLRHGTNNIXKYGSDTMLGITDLHNGMILSTLXLLSVMVGLPDSGAYLERRVLGLRTVRIGGKDYSAQPWGYKVGLSGENSQIFLGSGSDDTQWSKLDNSSQPLTWYKTQFDAPPGDDPIALNLGSMGKGAVWVNGWGIGRYWVSFLTGKGEPSQKWYHVPRSFLKPTGNLLVIFEEETGNPVGISLDAVSITKT